The DNA window AATGAAGATCGAGAAATTTGTGACAGGAATCATCAGCACCAACTGTTACCTGGTGAGCAATGTAGAAACCCATCAAGCTGTGATCGTAGATCCGGCCGCGGTCCCAAAGGCGCTGACAGAAGCGGTGGAAAGAGACGGCCTTACCGTGGAGGCAGTGCTCCTTACCCATGGGCATTTCGACCATACGATGGGGCTGGATGCGCTGTTAAAGCTGTGGGATGTTCCGGTATATGTGGAGGAAGAAGACCAGGAGATCCTGACAGATCCGAAATTGAATCTGTCTTCTGCATATACGGCGGGCTTTACTTTCTCAGACGCTCAGAGTGTAGAAGACGGACAGATCCTGTCTTTGGCCGGCTTTCAGTTTCAGGTGCTCCATACTCCGGGTCACACCAGAGGCGGATGCTGCTATTACGCGGCGTCCGAACAGGTGTTGTTCAGCGGAGACACCCTGTTCCAGGCTTCTGTGGGAAGGACGGACTTCCCAAACAGCAGTACGCTGGATCTGCTCCGTTCCATCCGGGAGAAATTGCTGCCGCTTCCCGATGAGACGGTGGTATATCCAGGGCATATGGGAGAGACTACCATTGGCTATGAGCGGGATCATAATCCATATCTGTAGGGGGAGCCTATGTTTAAGATCCTTTGTCGGAAAGAGACTTATGTTTATAACGCGTATCATATAGGGAAGGCTTTTTATCCATCGGAGACGGTCGAAGCTTCGGTAGAGGAAAAAGCCTCTCATTATGTTATCCTTTTTCTGCCGTCGGGGAAAAGGCTGGAACTGGATCAGGAAGAACAGGAGCGGTTCTTGGATCGAAAAACCCAGAAACACCTGATGGACCAGCGGCTTTACAGAGTATTATCGGCGGAGACGGGAAGGACGCTGGCCTGGGGCATATTGACGGGAGTGCGGCCTACAAAGCTGGCGATGGGAAAACTGGAGGAAGGCATGGAACGCCAGGATTTTCTGTCCTGGTTCACAGGGGAATACCTGGTGAGCAGAAAGAAGGCGGAAGTATCCTGGGATATTGTCCGGCGGGAAAAGGAACTGCTGGACCGGCTGGATTATCAGGACGGGTACAGTCTGTATGTGGGGATTCCATTTTGTCCCACCGTTTGTACTTACTGCTCTTTTAGTTCCGGTTCTCTGGATCAGTGGGGAAACTTTGTGGAACCTTATCTGGAAGCGCTCCGCAGGGAATTGGAATTTATTGGGAGCGCTTCAGATGGAAAGAAGCTGAATACCATTTATTTTGGGGGAGGCACGCCCACCAGCCTGAATGAAGATCAGTTGGAGCGGCTGCTGTCCTGGATCGATGAAATCTTTCCCAGGGACCATCTGCTGGAATATACGGTAGAGGCGGGACGGCCGGACAGCATTACAAAAGAGAAACTCAGAGTGATACGGAGCCATGGAGTGACCCGGATTTCGATCAATCCTCAGAGCATGCAGCAAAAGACTCTGGATCGGATCGGAAGGCGCCATCAGGTGGAGGAGATCCTTTCTGCATATCATATGGCGCGGGAAGAAGGATTTGACAATATCAACATGGACGTGATCGCCGGACTGCCTGGAGAGAGGCTGGCGGATATGGAGGATACTCTGGCGAAGCTGGAAGCGCTTGGCCCGGACAGCCTGACGGTCCATTCTCTCGCGGTGAAGCGGGCGGCCAAGATGGGGCAGGACGGTTACGTTCCCGGCAGGGAAAGCCAGGACGCGGGACCGGCGGAGATCTCAGCTATGCTGGAAGCGGCAGAAAAAAGCGCCGGCAGGATGGGGATGACGCCCTATTACCTCTACCGGCAGAAGAATATTGCCGGGAATTTTGAGAACACGGGCTATGCAAAGGTTGACAAAGCGGGAATATACAATATACTTATTATGGAGGAAAAGCAATCCATCATTGCCGCCGGAGCAGGGGCTTCTACGAAACTGGTATTCAAGGAGCCTGTAGTAAATCCGGAGGGAAAGAAGCAAAAGAAGACGAACCTGATCCGCCTGGAGAATGTGAAGGCCATTGATGCCTATATCCGGCGGGTGAGGGAGATGATAGAACGAAAAGGAGAATGGTTATGGCGCTGAAAAAGAAGCCGGTCACAGGGATGAAGGATATTATGCCGGAAGAAATGGAAATCCGGGATTACGTGATCGGACTGATCAAAGATACTTACAAAACTTACGGGTTTCAATCTATGGAGACTCCCTGTGTGGAGCATATCGAGAATCTGTGCAGCAAGCAGGGGGGAGACAATGAAAAGCTGATCTTTAAGATCATGAAGCGGGGAGAAAAGCTGAAGATCCAGGAAGCCAAAGAGGAGAACGATCTGGCGGACTCTGGCCTCCGGTATGATCTGACGGTTCCTCTGGCCCGATACTACGCGGGCCATGCCAATGAGCTGCCGGCTCCTTTTAAAGCGATGCAGATCGGCAGTGTGTGGCGGGCAGACCGTCCCCAGAGGGGAAGGTTCCGCCAGTTTACCCAGTGTGATATCGACATTTTGGGAGAACCTGGGGAACTGGCAGAGATTGAACTGATCCTGGCCACTACCGCTATGCTGGGCAAACTGGACTTCAAGAATTTTACCGTGTGTATCAACGACCGGGGGATCTTGAGAGCCATGGCGGCTTACAGCGGCTTCCAGGAGGAAGATTATGATGAGGTCTTTGTATGTCTGGACAAGATGGACAAGATTGGCAAAGACGGCGTGGCGGCAGAAATGCAGGAATTGGGATATACGGCGGAACAGGTAGATACTTATCTGGGATTGTTCGACCAGGTGGCGGAAGATGTAAACGGCGTGAAGAGCCTCAAGGAGATCCTGGGAGACTGCCTGCCGGATGAGGTGGCGAATAGCCTGGAGCGCATTATGTCCTGTGTGGAGGCGGCCAAGGAGTGTGAGTTCCGGCTGAAATTTACGCCTACCCTGGTGCGGGGCCAGTCCTATTATACGGGGACGATCTTTGAAGTGGTGATGGATGATTTTGGGGGTTCTGTAGCAGGAGGCGGGCGCTACGATAAGATGATCGGAAAGTTTACCGGACAGGATACGCCGGCCTGCGGTTTCTCTATCGGATTTGAGCGGATTGTCATGCTTTTGCTGGAACAAGGCTACCAGGTTCCAAAGAAACGGCCTAAGAAAGCCTATCTGCTGGATAAAAACCTGCCGTCAGAGGGCCTGCTGAAGGTGCTGGCGAAGGCCAAAGAAGAGCGGGAGCAGGGATATCAGGTGCTGATCGCCAAGATGAAGAAGAATAAGAAATTCCAGAAGGAGCAGCTGCTGGAGGAAGGCTATGAGGAGATCACAGACTGTTACAGCGATTCTGTGGACAGAATATAGCAAAGAGTCGGTGAGACCATAGAGAAGGGAAAGAGAGAGGAATAAAGATATGGCAGAGTCAATGCAAGGATTAAAACGGACACACCGCTGCGGAGAACTGGGAAGCGGCGATATCGGAAAGACTGTGACCATCATGGGATGGGTCCAGAAGAACAGAAATAAAGGCGGACTGGTGTTTACCGATGTGCGGGACCGCTCCGGTATCATCCAGGTGGTGTGCGAAGAAGGAAAGACAGACGCGGCGCTCATTGAGAAGGCGGCAAGATTAAGAGCAGAATATGTGGTGGCGGTTGTCGGAACTGTGGAGAAACGTTCCGGCGCTGTCAATGAGAATCTGAAAACGGGAGAGATCGAGGTGATCCCGGAAGAACTGAGGGTTCTTTCTGAATCAGAGACACCTCCTTTTCCGATTGAGGAGAACTCTAAGACGAAAGAGGAAGTGCGCTTGAAATACCGCTATCTGGATCTGAGGAGACCGGATCTTCAGCGCAATCTCCTGATGCGCAGCCAGGTTGCTACCCTGACCCGGCAGTTCCTGGCAGAGGAAGGGTTCCTGGAAATCGAGACTCCGATACTCATTGGAAGTACTCCGGAAGGAGCCAGGGATTATCTGGTACCCAGCCGGATCCATCAGGGAAGTTTCTATGCCCTGCCCCAGTCGCCCCAGATTTTTAAGCAGCTTCTGATGTGTTCCGGATGCGACCGGTATTTTCAGCTTGCCAAATGTTTCCGGGACGAAGATTTGAGAGCGGACCGTCAGCCGGAGTTTACCCAGATCGATATGGAGATGTCTTTCGTAGACGTGGACGATGTGATCGATGTCAATGAGCGGCTTCTGGCATATCTTTTTGAGAAAGTGCTGGGTGTGAAGGTGGAACTTCCTATTCCCCGGATGACATGGCAGGAGGCCATGGACCGGTTTGGATCTGATAAACCGGATATCCGGTTTGGCATGGAACTGCGCGATGTGACAGAAGTGGTAAGAGACTGTGAGTTCGGGGTATTTAAAGGCGCCATTGAGGACGGCGGAACTGTACGGGGCATCAACGCCAAAGGACAGGGCGGGATGCCAAGAAAGAAAATCGATAAGCTGGTAAGCTTTGTGAAGGATTACGGGGCAAAGGGGCTGGCTTATATTGCCATCCAGGAAGACGGGACGGTGAAATCCTCTTTTGCGAAATTCATGAAAGAGGAAGAAATGAGCGCTCTGATCCAGGCTATGGAAGGAGAGAGCGGAGACCTTCTCCTGTTTGCGGCGGATAAGAAAAAGATCGTCTGGGATTCACTGGGCGCCCTGCGTCTGGAGCTGGCGCGCCAGATGGAGCTTTTGGACAAGAGCGAGTATAAGTTCCTGTGGATCACAGAATTCCCGCTTCTTGAGTGGAGCGAGGAACAGAACCGGTTTACAGCTATGCATCATCCATTTACCATGCCTATGGAGGAAGATCTGCAGTATATCGACAGTGATCCGGGAAGAGTCCGGGCAAAGGCCTACGATATCGTGCTGAATGGAAATGAGATCGGAGGCGGAAGCGTCAGGATCTTCAATCCGGAGGTACAGAATAAGATGTTTGAGGTCCTTGGATTTACAGAAGAGCAGGCCCAGGCTCAGTTTGGCTTCCTTTTGACCGCATTCAAATACGGAGTGCCGCCTCACGCGGGATTGGCTTACGGACTGGACCGTCTGGTCATGCTGATGGCCAAGGAGGACAGCATCCGGGACGTGATCGCCTTCCCGAAGGTAAAAGATGCCTCCGACTTAATGACCGAGGCGCCGGCCAGAGTCACCAAAGAGCAGTTGGATGAACTGGGGATCACGGTAGTAGAAGAAGAAAGCGCTGAAGAATAAGAATAAAAGCCCGCAGGGAAGAATTCCCCGCGGGCTTTTATATTTGTCTAGACGATAAAATAAAACCGGAAGCAAAACGCTTCCGGTTTTTAAGAGCGACAGACGGGGCTCGAACCCGCGACCCCGACCTTGGCAAGGTCGTACTCTACCAACTGAGCCACTGTCGCATTTATTTGTCTTGTGCTCCTCAGCACAATAAATAATATACTATACGGAAAAAGATTTGTCAACAACTATTTTTCTTTTTTTGAAAACAGATAAAGATTGGGAATATCCCCATAAATACAGTCTGCTTATCCTAATAATAACTTTTCAAAAAAACAAAAGAAATGACGATATTAGGGTGTCGTGCTATAATATCATAAAATCCAATTTTATGGAGATGAGGGTAACATGGTTAAGAAGAGTCCGCGGTATAAAAAGAGAGAAAGTCTTCTGAAAGCTTGGAACATGATTGTTTCGGATGTGTTGGCGGGAAAGATATTCATCGTCGCGATATGCGAATGTTTTGCTGTTTTTATTGGAAGCAGAGGAATTATAATGTTAAAAGAGGCTTTAAAGAAAGAGTAAATGAACGAGCCCCGCTTGAGGCGCTGTAAAAAGATATGGAAAAATGTAAGCGGTCTGTGTTACAATGTTGACTTAATAAAGGAACTGGATGTAGAAAGTAAACGGAAAAGGCAGACAGGAGGAAACCTATGGCGAAAGTGGTAAAAGCAGCCCTTCTTGGTCTTGGGACTGTGGGAAGCGGCGTGTATAAATTGATTCAGGAGCAGCAGGAAGAGATGGCCAATAAGGCGGGAGCGCCCATAGAAATAGAGGCAGTCCTGGTCCATGATATCCATAAGAAGAGGGAAGGGATCGATCCGGCCCTCTTGACAGACCGCTGGGAAGATATCATCAATAATGAAGAGATTGAAATCGTGATCGAAGTGATGGGCGGCATCGAACCGGCGAAGACGATGATCCTGGAAGCCTTGAATTCCGGCAAAAGTGTAGTGACTGCCAACAAAGACCTGGTGGCGGAGTATGGCGGCGGACTCTTGGATGCGGCAGACAATAACGGAGTAGATTTCTTGTTTGAAGCAGCGGTAGGGGGAGGAATCCCCATCATCCGTCCTCTGAAGCAATGTCTGGCTGCCAATGAGATCGATGAGGTAGTGGGCATTGTCAATGGCACGACCAATTATATCCTGACGAAGATGGCGGAAGAGGGAATGGATTTTGAAGAAGCCCTGGCCAAAGCCACGGAGCTTGGATATGCGGAGGCAGATCCTACGGCAGATATTGAAGGACTGGATGCGGGGCGCAAGATTGCCATCCTGGCTTCCATCGCGTTTCATTCCAGAGTGGTGTTTTCCGATGTCTATACAGAAGGGATCACTAAGATCACGTCGAAAGACATTACATACGCAAAGGAGCTGGGATACGCGATCAAACTGCTTGCGGCAGCCAGGAATACTCCGGAAGGCATCGAGGCGGCGGTGTACCCTATGCTTCTTCCCAAACAGCACCCGCTGGCCGCGGTAAGAGATTCTTTTAACGCGGTGTTTGTACACGGAGACGCAGTGGACGATGCCATGTTCTATGGAAGAGGGGCGGGGCAGATGCCTACGGCGAGCGCAGTTATGGGGGACGTGATCGACGTGGTGCGGAACATCCAGTTCCACTGTACCGGAAGGATCAACTGTACCTGTTACCGGCAGACTCCGGTGAAAGCTTTTGACCAGGTGAAGAATCCATTCTTCCTGCGGATGCAGGTGGAAAATAAACCTGGGGTCCTGGCTTCGATCGCCAGCGTATTTGGCGTTCACAAGGTAAGCATTTCCAGAGTCGTCCAGAACATTACCGCAGACGGCGTGGCAGAGCTGGTCATTGTGACGGAAGCGGTGAAGGAATTCCATATGAAGGATGCCCTGCGGCATTTGGAGGAGATGGAGACGATCCGGGAGATCAGCAGCGTGATCCGGGAATATGAAAAGTAATTGTCTTTTGGCGAGAAGTATGCTAGAATGGGACACAGGCGGGAGCTGAAAAGAAATCTGCTCCTGCCAGAGATCAAGAAGAAGCAGAGTAGGAATATGTGCGTTAAGTGCCGTGCGGACGGGGAGTTGCCGCATGGACGAAGGAAGAGCCGGAAAAGCCTTCCGCGGTATATGTTCCGCATCCCGCTGCTACACATAGACAGATAAAAACTACCTGCTTATGCGTAGCTTTAAGGACTACTGCGAAGGAGGTATTTTTTATGAAACGATGGAGAACATCATTTACAGATTCCTTCCAGGAATTGAAGAACGTAAGAAATCTGGCGGCAGTATCCATGCTGCTGGCGATCACTGTGATACTGGGGTTCTATCGGCTGCAGATCACAGATTATCTGAGGATCGGATTCGACTCTCTGGCAAAGGAACTGACGGGAATGCTGTTTGGACCAGTGGCTGCCTGTGTGGTGGCGGGGCTGGCAGACCTTATTTCCTTTATCCTTAAGCCGGTGGGGGCGTTTTTCCCAGGCTTGACTCTGAGCGCCATGCTCGCCGGCGTGATCTACGGAGTTGTGCTTTACCGGAGGCCTTTGACATTGAAGCGAGTGATCCTGGCCAACGTGCTGGTCACAGTTTTTGTCAACCTTTTGCTGAACACGTATTGGATGAGTGTCCTGTATGGGAACGCGTTTCTGGCCATGCTCCCAGCCAGAGCGGTGAAACAGGCGCTTATGCTCCCCATCGATGTGATCCTGTTCTATACAGTGGCCAGGATTCTTGGGAAAGCGAATGTTTTGGAAATGATCAAGAAAACAGCCGGTTAAGGCTGGAATGTGGGAGAGTGTGCGGACAAAGGAGAATCTATGCAGAAAAGAAGGACTATTGGATTCCGGATCAAACAGATCAACAACGGATACGAAAAGGAATTTAATAAGCGCCTGAAAACGCTTGGGATCACAGCCTCTCAATGTGAGGTGCTGGACTATCTTCTTGGCTGCAGTAAAGAAGAAGTGACCCAGCGTGATATTGAGAAAGCCTTAAATCTCCGGAATCCTACTGTAACAGGGCTGCTCAAGCGGTTGGATGAGAAAGGGTTCATCCTGTCTGTGCCCAGCAACAAAGACAAGCGCTGCAAGAATATCTATCCCACAGAGAAAGCCTATGATATCCAGCGGAGGATGGAGGCAGACCGAAAGAAGCTGGACAAACTGCTGACCTTGGGCCTTTCAAAGAAAGAAACCGCAGCACTGGAACGGATGCTGGATAAGGTATTGTATAACATAGCCGAGCCATAGAGCTCGGCTTTTTTAATTGGGGCCGGGGGATTTTTAAAAATCCCCCGGCCCCAATTAGAATAATCAGACTCAATTGAGAAAATCCTATCATTTATCAACTTGCTTTCTAAACGGATGTATGATATATTTTAAATGCAAATGATAATCATAATCAAAAAAGAAGGGAGAAAGATATGCCGGTTGAAGTGATATCTTACATGATGGCTGAAAGAAACGCAAGCAGAAGGCTGCAGTTTCAATTAGCTCTGCAATGCGGCCCCTTCTTGAAAGGGATGAAAAAAGGAAGTATCACGAATATTGAAAGACAGGATCTGAAAGAACTCTGGAAGATCCTGGCAGGAACTGGAATCGCGTTTCGAGTGCTGGCGGCCCATAAGGGAAAATACCTGATCCTTTTTTACCGCAGGCGGGAAATGGAGGAGCACCTCAACAGGCCGGATATTCTGGAATTTTTGGAGGGTTATGATTATAAGAGCGGAAGATTTGAGGAGCTTCTCGCCCATCTGGCGCTGCGCGTCCGGCAGCACTCCTGCGAGGGAATAGGGTTTCCCCATGAAATCGGAGTGTTCCTGGATTATCCGCTGGAGGATGTGACAAGCTTTATCCAGATGGGAGGAAAGCACAGTCTTCTGACCGGGTACTGGAAAGTATACCATAACCCGGAACAGGCGCGGATGACATTTTTGGCCTATGATAAGGCCAGATACAGCGCGGTCAATGAATTCCTGGCCGGGAGGACAATACAAGACATTGCTGGAAGAACAGCATAAAAAGGAGGAGCAGACCATGAGTATCTCAGTTGTTTATTGGAGCGGGACCGGAAACACAAAGGCGATGGCTGGTGCGGTGGCGGAAGGGATCGAGGAAGCTGGCGCCGGAGCGGAGGTCAGGAGCGTAGATCAGGCCGATGCGGATGCGTTGGCTGCGGAAAGCGCATTTGCCCTTGGCTGCCCATCTATGGGAGCGGAAGAACTGGAGGAGACCGAGATGGAGCCTTTTGTACAGGCGCTGGAGGGAAAAATATCCGGGAAAAGGATTCTGCTTTTCGGTTCCTATGGATGGGGAGACGGCGAATGGATGCGGACATGGTGTCAGCGGATGGCGGATATGGGAGCGGTGCTGACAGAAGCGGATGGTGTGATCGCCAACGAATCACCCGGAGAGACAGAATTGGAAAAATGCAGAGAGGCGGGAAAGAAACTGGCAGGAGGTTAAGAACATGAGTGTTGTGATCATAGGCGGAAACGAGCGGATGGAACAGCAGTATAAAGAGATCTGCAAACGCTATCGCTGCAAGGCAAAGGTATTTACCCGGATGTCAGGAAATCTGAAGACAAAAATCGGCCAGCCGGATCTGATCATTCTATTTACCTCTACGGTGGCACACAAAATGGTCCACTGCGCTTTGAGAGAGGCGGAACGTCACAATATCCGCGTAGAGCGGGCTCACAGCAGCAGCGCCAACGCGCTTGACAGTGTATTAAAAGATTGCTGCTGTTAAAAAGAAAGGCCGGAAGAATCCAGAGGCTTCTAAATTGCATCTGGATTCTTTTTTTTCGGCCTGTTTCGTGATACAATGGGAGAAGTGAACATACGGAGGTAGCAAACATGAGTTATGCAGATCAAGTTTTTATAGCCATGTGCAGAGACATTATAGACAACGGGACGGACACCAAGGGGGAAAAAGTCCGGCCGATATGGGAGGATGGAACGCCGGCCTATACGGTAAAAAAGTTCGGGGTAGTAAACCGGTACGATCTGTCGAAAGAATTTCCGGCACTGACGCTGCGGCGGACAGCTATTAAAAGCTGT is part of the Lachnospiraceae bacterium KGMB03038 genome and encodes:
- the hemZ gene encoding coproporphyrinogen dehydrogenase HemZ; amino-acid sequence: MFKILCRKETYVYNAYHIGKAFYPSETVEASVEEKASHYVILFLPSGKRLELDQEEQERFLDRKTQKHLMDQRLYRVLSAETGRTLAWGILTGVRPTKLAMGKLEEGMERQDFLSWFTGEYLVSRKKAEVSWDIVRREKELLDRLDYQDGYSLYVGIPFCPTVCTYCSFSSGSLDQWGNFVEPYLEALRRELEFIGSASDGKKLNTIYFGGGTPTSLNEDQLERLLSWIDEIFPRDHLLEYTVEAGRPDSITKEKLRVIRSHGVTRISINPQSMQQKTLDRIGRRHQVEEILSAYHMAREEGFDNINMDVIAGLPGERLADMEDTLAKLEALGPDSLTVHSLAVKRAAKMGQDGYVPGRESQDAGPAEISAMLEAAEKSAGRMGMTPYYLYRQKNIAGNFENTGYAKVDKAGIYNILIMEEKQSIIAAGAGASTKLVFKEPVVNPEGKKQKKTNLIRLENVKAIDAYIRRVREMIERKGEWLWR
- the hisS gene encoding histidine--tRNA ligase; its protein translation is MVMALKKKPVTGMKDIMPEEMEIRDYVIGLIKDTYKTYGFQSMETPCVEHIENLCSKQGGDNEKLIFKIMKRGEKLKIQEAKEENDLADSGLRYDLTVPLARYYAGHANELPAPFKAMQIGSVWRADRPQRGRFRQFTQCDIDILGEPGELAEIELILATTAMLGKLDFKNFTVCINDRGILRAMAAYSGFQEEDYDEVFVCLDKMDKIGKDGVAAEMQELGYTAEQVDTYLGLFDQVAEDVNGVKSLKEILGDCLPDEVANSLERIMSCVEAAKECEFRLKFTPTLVRGQSYYTGTIFEVVMDDFGGSVAGGGRYDKMIGKFTGQDTPACGFSIGFERIVMLLLEQGYQVPKKRPKKAYLLDKNLPSEGLLKVLAKAKEEREQGYQVLIAKMKKNKKFQKEQLLEEGYEEITDCYSDSVDRI
- a CDS encoding folate family ECF transporter S component, coding for MKRWRTSFTDSFQELKNVRNLAAVSMLLAITVILGFYRLQITDYLRIGFDSLAKELTGMLFGPVAACVVAGLADLISFILKPVGAFFPGLTLSAMLAGVIYGVVLYRRPLTLKRVILANVLVTVFVNLLLNTYWMSVLYGNAFLAMLPARAVKQALMLPIDVILFYTVARILGKANVLEMIKKTAG
- a CDS encoding flavodoxin gives rise to the protein MSISVVYWSGTGNTKAMAGAVAEGIEEAGAGAEVRSVDQADADALAAESAFALGCPSMGAEELEETEMEPFVQALEGKISGKRILLFGSYGWGDGEWMRTWCQRMADMGAVLTEADGVIANESPGETELEKCREAGKKLAGG
- a CDS encoding MarR family transcriptional regulator codes for the protein MQKRRTIGFRIKQINNGYEKEFNKRLKTLGITASQCEVLDYLLGCSKEEVTQRDIEKALNLRNPTVTGLLKRLDEKGFILSVPSNKDKRCKNIYPTEKAYDIQRRMEADRKKLDKLLTLGLSKKETAALERMLDKVLYNIAEP
- a CDS encoding homoserine dehydrogenase, with protein sequence MAKVVKAALLGLGTVGSGVYKLIQEQQEEMANKAGAPIEIEAVLVHDIHKKREGIDPALLTDRWEDIINNEEIEIVIEVMGGIEPAKTMILEALNSGKSVVTANKDLVAEYGGGLLDAADNNGVDFLFEAAVGGGIPIIRPLKQCLAANEIDEVVGIVNGTTNYILTKMAEEGMDFEEALAKATELGYAEADPTADIEGLDAGRKIAILASIAFHSRVVFSDVYTEGITKITSKDITYAKELGYAIKLLAAARNTPEGIEAAVYPMLLPKQHPLAAVRDSFNAVFVHGDAVDDAMFYGRGAGQMPTASAVMGDVIDVVRNIQFHCTGRINCTCYRQTPVKAFDQVKNPFFLRMQVENKPGVLASIASVFGVHKVSISRVVQNITADGVAELVIVTEAVKEFHMKDALRHLEEMETIREISSVIREYEK
- a CDS encoding MBL fold metallo-hydrolase is translated as MKIEKFVTGIISTNCYLVSNVETHQAVIVDPAAVPKALTEAVERDGLTVEAVLLTHGHFDHTMGLDALLKLWDVPVYVEEEDQEILTDPKLNLSSAYTAGFTFSDAQSVEDGQILSLAGFQFQVLHTPGHTRGGCCYYAASEQVLFSGDTLFQASVGRTDFPNSSTLDLLRSIREKLLPLPDETVVYPGHMGETTIGYERDHNPYL
- a CDS encoding DUF3793 family protein; protein product: MPVEVISYMMAERNASRRLQFQLALQCGPFLKGMKKGSITNIERQDLKELWKILAGTGIAFRVLAAHKGKYLILFYRRREMEEHLNRPDILEFLEGYDYKSGRFEELLAHLALRVRQHSCEGIGFPHEIGVFLDYPLEDVTSFIQMGGKHSLLTGYWKVYHNPEQARMTFLAYDKARYSAVNEFLAGRTIQDIAGRTA
- a CDS encoding DUF2325 domain-containing protein encodes the protein MSVVIIGGNERMEQQYKEICKRYRCKAKVFTRMSGNLKTKIGQPDLIILFTSTVAHKMVHCALREAERHNIRVERAHSSSANALDSVLKDCCC
- the aspS gene encoding aspartate--tRNA ligase, which encodes MAESMQGLKRTHRCGELGSGDIGKTVTIMGWVQKNRNKGGLVFTDVRDRSGIIQVVCEEGKTDAALIEKAARLRAEYVVAVVGTVEKRSGAVNENLKTGEIEVIPEELRVLSESETPPFPIEENSKTKEEVRLKYRYLDLRRPDLQRNLLMRSQVATLTRQFLAEEGFLEIETPILIGSTPEGARDYLVPSRIHQGSFYALPQSPQIFKQLLMCSGCDRYFQLAKCFRDEDLRADRQPEFTQIDMEMSFVDVDDVIDVNERLLAYLFEKVLGVKVELPIPRMTWQEAMDRFGSDKPDIRFGMELRDVTEVVRDCEFGVFKGAIEDGGTVRGINAKGQGGMPRKKIDKLVSFVKDYGAKGLAYIAIQEDGTVKSSFAKFMKEEEMSALIQAMEGESGDLLLFAADKKKIVWDSLGALRLELARQMELLDKSEYKFLWITEFPLLEWSEEQNRFTAMHHPFTMPMEEDLQYIDSDPGRVRAKAYDIVLNGNEIGGGSVRIFNPEVQNKMFEVLGFTEEQAQAQFGFLLTAFKYGVPPHAGLAYGLDRLVMLMAKEDSIRDVIAFPKVKDASDLMTEAPARVTKEQLDELGITVVEEESAEE